In Chloroflexota bacterium, the genomic stretch GGGGCATAATACCGTCCGTGGCGCTGCTGGCGGCGCCTTATTGAACGCGGAGCTATTGGTCGCCCAGGGGCTGGTGGGCACACAACCAAAGTGGGAGCGAGCGAGGGCGCATGTCTGAGGATCGAAGTGTGAGGACCTATTTGCCAACGGCCGAGTTGGCGGTGCAGGGACGGGGGCGCCTGTCCGATCTATTGGATGACCTGGTCATCTACCGGCGATTGGAGCCGATGGATCGGCGGTTGCCGTCGTTGCAGGAGGCGTGGCAGGAGATGGGGCTGCCGGATAGCCGGCTGCCGCGTAAGCTGGAGCGGACGTATGCTATCGCCGTCGCCTGGCTTTTGCAGCGCGCTCGGGAGCTGGAGACGCCCGGGCGGAAGATCCAGGAGCTGCTCTATCTGGGCGACACGGCCACGCTGGACAGTGCGGCCTTTCGCAATCTGCTCGACGTCTCCGGGTGGCCGGGATGGGCGTTCATCGCCTCTGAGCGGATGGATGAGCCGCCCAAGATCGAGCATCGGGAGGATGGGGTGACGCTGGCCAATCGCTGGGCGGCCATCGCCGAATGGCTCCGCTGGCTGGTGGAGGAGCAGGATGTCCGCCTGGATGCCGGCACAGCCGTGGTGGTGGATATCGACAAGACCGCCCTGGGCGGGCGTGGGCGAAACTCCACCCCCATCGATCAGGCGCGTATGGAGGGGGTCGAGCGGGTCGTGGCGCAGATCCTGGGGGCCCGCTTCGATCGGGACACGTTCCAGGAGGCCTATCAGGAGCTGAATCAATCACGCTATCATCCCTTCACGGCGGACAATCAGGATTACCTGGCTTATACCTGCCTCATCATTGGGGCGGGCCTGTGCACCCTGGAGGAGTTGAAGGATGATATCTCCCGGGGGTGCATGGTCGACTTCGATCAGTTCATCCGGTGGGTGGACGCCAGGCTCTGCCGGACGGACGATATCGGGTTGATCGATATCCACCGGGCGGTGTATGCCCGCTTCCAGGCGGGGGACCCGACGCCGTTCAAGACCTTCCGCCGCCAGGAGTACCTGGCGACGGTGGAGCGCATGGGGCACCTGCCGGATGATGTGCCCGTGGAGCGGCGCTTGCAGGAGGAGATCTGCCTGACCGGCGAGGTCATGGCGGTTCTGCGCTGGCTGAAGGAGCGGGACGTGGTGATGCTGGCGTTGTCCGATAAGCCCGACGAGGCCTCCATACCGACGCCGGATCAGGCGGCTGAGGGGTTCTTGCCCCTTCATCGTGTGCCTACTCATGTGGTAGGCCAGCCCATTGAGGATTGGCTCCCCTGAACCGGAGTTCTTATCTCGTGGTTGGGAGGAACAAACCATGGTCGAGTTGCGCCCGCTACGCGGCTGGCGCTTCGCGATATCGGATGTGGAGCATTTAGCCTCTCGTCTGGCCCCTCCTTATGATGTCATCACGCCGGAGCGGCGGAGAGAGCTGGAGCAACTGCACCCGTACAATATCGTGCACATTGATCTACCGAGGGATACGGAGGAGGAGGATCGATACACCCGGGCGGCCAGGCTGCTGAGGGAGTGGCAACGGGAAGGTGTGCTTGTCCAGGAGCCGAAACCCGTGTTGTATGTGCTCGAGCAGCGCTTTCGGCTCCCCACCGGACAGCGGCTCACGCGCGTGGGCCTGATCGGGCGCCTGCGGTTGGTGCCCTGGGGCGCGGGCGTGTTGCCCCATGAGCGCACGTTCCCGCAGGCCAGGGCGGATCGGCTGGCGTTGCTCGCTGCCACCCGGGCGCACTTCAATCCCATCTTCATGTTGTACAGCGATCCCATGGGGGAGGTCATGGCCCCCCTGTTGGACGCCCGGTCGGAGATCCCCGTCGCCGTGGCGGGAGAGGCCGGCTCGGAGGAGATCGTCCATCGCCTGTGGGCGGTAGATGACCCGGACGCCATCGCGGCCGCATGCTCGGCCATGGCGTCGCGCTCGCTGTACGTGGCGGACGGACACCATCGGTATGAGACGGCGCTGGCGTATCAGCGCCAGCAGGAGGAGCGCAACGGCGCGTCGCCGGATGCTCCTTACAACTACACGTTGATCTACGCGGCCGCGATGGAGGATCCCGGCGTCACCATTCTGCCCACGCATCGCTGTCTTCACGATCTCCCTGATTTCGATGCGGATCGTCTGCTGAAGGCGCTGGAGCGGCACTTCGAGATCACGTACTGCGTGCCCGAGGTCGAGCTGTTGGGGGAGTTGCACAAGGCGTCGGCCCGGGATCGGGCCTTCGGGCTGGTGCTGGCCGGGCGGCCGGGTGGCTATCTCTTGCGCATGCGCCCCAACGCGCTGACGCTGACGACGCTTTTGGCGCGTGATCACCCGGCCGTGGCCGATCTGGACGTGGCGGTGTTGCAATCGCTGGTGCTGAGCCCGATCCTGGGGATCGGCCCGGAGGGCGAGGAGCAGCGCCCGTTCGTCGATTTCGAGCCCCGCGCGCAGTCGGCGATCTCGGGGGTGCGCTCTGGGCGTTACCAGGCGGCCTTCCTGGTCATGCCCACGCGCTTGAGCCAGCTGCGCGCCGTGGCCGACGCGGGCCAGGTGGCCCCTCCCAAGGCCACTTACTTCTTCCCGAAGCTGCCTTCCGGGTTGGTGATTTACGATCTGGAGCATACATGAGGCGATCTGGAGATCGCTGATCTGCTCGCCGTTTCGCATCGCGTCGCTGGGATGCGAATGTGCGTGTCGGGATGCTGCGTAGGTAACACATATTTGGGGGCCTTTGGTGAGACCCCGTGTCTAAGGAGATAATCGTGATGGAGTATCCCACTTCGTCTGCGCAGGCGATCGCCTCTGTGGGATTCCAGCCGTGGACCGAGATGCCGGATCCACGGGAGGTTTTGCGCTCGAGCGATCCCGAGGTGTTTGAGGCGATCGAGAACGAGCGCCGTCGCCAGCTGAATGGCATCGAGTTGATTGCCAGCGAGAACTATGTGAGCCCGGCTGTACTCGCCGCGATGGGGTCGGTGCTGACGAATAAGTACGCCGAAGGGCTCCCTGGCAAGCGTTACTACGGCGGTTGCGAGTTCGTGGATGTCGTCGAGCGGCTGGCGATCGATCGTGCCTGTCGGCTCTTCGGTGCGGAGCACGCCAACGTGCAGCCACATTCCGGGGCCCAGGCCAATATGGCGGCTTACCTGGCGCTGCTGGAGCCGGGCGATACCGTGCTGGCGATGAAGCTGGATCACGGCGGTCATCTGACCCACGGCTTCCGACTGAACGCGTCCGGGCAGCTTTATCACTTCGTGCACTACGGCGTGCATCGGGAGACGGAGCGCATCGATTACGATGAGGTGGCCCGGCTGGCCGAGGAGCATCGCCCCAAGCTCATCGTCGCCGGGGCGAGCGCTTATCCGCGAATCATCGACTTTCCCCGCCTGCGAGAGATCGCCGATTCGGTGGGGGCCCGTTTGATGGTGGACATGGCCCACATCGCCGGGCTGGTGGCGGTGGGGTTGCACCCCTCACCGATCCCGTACGCCGATGTGGTGACCACTACCACCCATAAGACGTTGCGGGGGCCGCGCGGCGGCATGATCCTGTGCACGGCGGAGCTGGCCAAGAGCATCGATCGTGCCGTGTTCCCGGGCATCCAGGGCGGGCCGCTGGAGCACGTCATCGCGGCCAAAGCGGTGGCCTTGGGCGAGGCGCTGCGTCCCGAGTTTCGGGCGTATCAGCAGGCCGTGCTGGATAACATGCAGGCCCTGGCCGATGAGCTGAGGGCGCAAGGGCTGCGCTTGGTCTCCGGCGGCACGGATAATCACCTGGCTTTGGTAGACCTGTCCCCGGTCGATGTAACCGGCAAGCAGGCCGAGTCCACGCTGGATCGGGTGGGCATCCACACCAACAAGAACATGATCCCGTACGATCCACGGCCGCCTCTGGTGGCCAGCGGGCTGCGGGTGGGCTCTCCGGCGTGCACGACTCGGGGGTTCGGCGTCGAGGAGTTCCGTCAGGTCGGGCGGTTGATCGGCGAGGTCGTGCATCATATCGACGATCCGGCGGTCCTCGATCGCGTGGCGGAGGAGGTCCGTTCGCTGGCCCAGCGCTTCCCCGTGCCCGCCTGATCGCGCCGTCACCACCTGCCATTGAGCCCCCTTCTCCCGAGCCCGGGAGAGGGGGGGCTGGGGGATAAGGGCCGTTTTCCCTCGGTTGACGATCAGGGAGATGGCTTGCGTCGGGCGACACGCGGGGCGTTCCCATCTCTCGGTTTCCATCGCTGACTGTTGGAAAAGCCTTGACCATCCCGGCGGCGCGTTTGTCAATTGGGGGAGACCTGAGTATAATAGAGGCGAGATGTGG encodes the following:
- a CDS encoding DUF1015 domain-containing protein, coding for MVELRPLRGWRFAISDVEHLASRLAPPYDVITPERRRELEQLHPYNIVHIDLPRDTEEEDRYTRAARLLREWQREGVLVQEPKPVLYVLEQRFRLPTGQRLTRVGLIGRLRLVPWGAGVLPHERTFPQARADRLALLAATRAHFNPIFMLYSDPMGEVMAPLLDARSEIPVAVAGEAGSEEIVHRLWAVDDPDAIAAACSAMASRSLYVADGHHRYETALAYQRQQEERNGASPDAPYNYTLIYAAAMEDPGVTILPTHRCLHDLPDFDADRLLKALERHFEITYCVPEVELLGELHKASARDRAFGLVLAGRPGGYLLRMRPNALTLTTLLARDHPAVADLDVAVLQSLVLSPILGIGPEGEEQRPFVDFEPRAQSAISGVRSGRYQAAFLVMPTRLSQLRAVADAGQVAPPKATYFFPKLPSGLVIYDLEHT
- a CDS encoding serine hydroxymethyltransferase yields the protein MPDPREVLRSSDPEVFEAIENERRRQLNGIELIASENYVSPAVLAAMGSVLTNKYAEGLPGKRYYGGCEFVDVVERLAIDRACRLFGAEHANVQPHSGAQANMAAYLALLEPGDTVLAMKLDHGGHLTHGFRLNASGQLYHFVHYGVHRETERIDYDEVARLAEEHRPKLIVAGASAYPRIIDFPRLREIADSVGARLMVDMAHIAGLVAVGLHPSPIPYADVVTTTTHKTLRGPRGGMILCTAELAKSIDRAVFPGIQGGPLEHVIAAKAVALGEALRPEFRAYQQAVLDNMQALADELRAQGLRLVSGGTDNHLALVDLSPVDVTGKQAESTLDRVGIHTNKNMIPYDPRPPLVASGLRVGSPACTTRGFGVEEFRQVGRLIGEVVHHIDDPAVLDRVAEEVRSLAQRFPVPA